AAGAGTTTTGTAAACTATGCTACCTCACATGATGATGGACAACCGTTTGACAAAGACCGAAACAAAGCAATAGAAACAGGTACTAAGCTCTTATTAACTACGGGGATATCTCAGGTTTATTATGGTGATGAAACTGCAAGAGACTTAACGATAGAAGGAACAGATGGTGATGCAACCCTGCGTAGCTTTATGAACTGGAAAGATATTAACAGTAGTACTACAAATGAGGTTCTTGCTCACTGGCAAAAGCTAGGAACTTTTAGAAGAGACCATCCTTCGGTAGGTGCTGGTACTCATGAGATGCTAAGTGCAGCTCCTTATGTATTTAAAAGATCATTTGACAAAAATGATATGAAAGATACTGTGGTCGTAGGACTAGACCTCAATATTGGGAAGAAAGATATTGTGGTGGGTAACGCTTTCGCGAAAGCGCAAACTGTCAAGGACACTTACTCGGGACAAGAGGCTAGTATTATCGACGGTAAGATAACTCTTGATACTCCTTATGATATTGTTTTACTAGAGGTTGTAAAAAACTAATCATCTAGCTGCTGAAGAAATGAAGCCAGCACTTGAGAAATCCCTAACTCCATAGCAGGATTTGTTATGGAGAGATTGTTTACGTCAAAGTTTTCTTGAAATGATGGAAAGCTAAAGCTCTCTGCGATAACTCCTCCAAAACGAGGCGCTGTACTCTTCATGTATTCAAGCGCAGAAGAGGCTCCTCTCGCTCCAGGAGAAGTACTCACTAATAGAATCTTCTTATTTGCTAAGAAATTCCTATCTGCTCGAGAAAGCCAATCAAGAATATTTTTAAAATAGGCAGATATCATCCCGTTGTGCTCATTTACTCCTATAATAATACTAGAAGCCTCGGCTATCTTATTTTTAATAATCTGAATATCAATTGGGATTCCTCGCTCTTGCTCTATATCTAGATTATATATGGGAATATCATAATCAAGAATATGCAAACGCGCCTCGGGCTGAGATTGAATTGCATTAATAATATAATCTAGCAACATGCTATTTATAGATGTGTTGCTGTTACTTCCCGATAATGCTATAATGTTTCCCATAGTTTCATAAAAAAAGCCACCCGAAGGTAGCTTTTTTATTAATTATAAAATTCCTTTTTAGAGACTCAACGTAAGTGTAGCAATAATTGATGTATTGTCACGGTCTACTGTAGCCTCATTTGTTAATCCTGTACTGTATAGAGAATTAGTACGCTCTTGTGAGAATGTATCATAAGCTACATCTAATTTTATTTTTCCAAAATTATAACCAATACCTGCAGAGTAACCAGACAAATCACCTACCGTAGTCTCATCTTTAAACGGACTATCTTCATAGCGATAACCACCTCTAAAACTCCATGCCTGAGATCTAATCTCTCCACCTAATTTATAAGAATTTACTGGTTGCAATAAATTATCTATCGCTGCATTTTGAGCGTTAAAAAAAGAATCGCTTTCTGGTCTAAAACTAAGATTTGTATAATCTTTATAAGAGTAATCAAAACTCAATAAACCTTGCTGTCCAAAAAGATATGCGATACTTCCTGTATATTTTCCTGGTGTTTTGATTTCATAATTTTCATAGATATTAGTTACTCTAGGATTAATCACCGTGTTAAATACTCCTGCATCATCAATAGCTGTAGTAGAAACACTTTGATTAGTCTCTTCACTTATAGTTGTCCACGTAGGTGAATCATAGGTAAAGCCAACTC
The genomic region above belongs to Dokdonia sp. Dokd-P16 and contains:
- a CDS encoding NADPH-dependent FMN reductase, with product MGNIIALSGSNSNTSINSMLLDYIINAIQSQPEARLHILDYDIPIYNLDIEQERGIPIDIQIIKNKIAEASSIIIGVNEHNGMISAYFKNILDWLSRADRNFLANKKILLVSTSPGARGASSALEYMKSTAPRFGGVIAESFSFPSFQENFDVNNLSITNPAMELGISQVLASFLQQLDD